The Terriglobia bacterium genome has a segment encoding these proteins:
- a CDS encoding DHH family phosphoesterase, which produces MKSVFYVEDEFVATLFKQYFNGTGNSAVFLKPDHIDTDSADFVVAQSEDAETLTRILEAVGREPRKVPTLVITSQPERIPEKYKSFAHFVGVPELLESNFRWHIRLARTTRIVEEVKAQFEGAESVLILLQDDPDPDAIASGLALRQVLGRNKQTAPLGSFGRVTRPENIAMVKLLEIEIEKITKDTIKDFNHIAVVDLQPPHLSNPPDEIDLVIDHHPEQFNYQSHLKDIRPNYGATSTILLEYLLCSNSSIGTRLGTAMLYGIKSDTFALSREVNEWDVLAFSYLYQLANQNLMRRIERPELPPAALDALSVALKNRRVIDRVAFVNLGRVERDDLIPQMADFSLSFEGIEWAFVSGVFDSNYIISVRNVGYVRSAGRVLKEAFGGIGSAGGHASMAKAIIPLGSKPIRQMDRMVQDRFLKALHAGK; this is translated from the coding sequence TTGAAATCGGTCTTTTACGTCGAGGACGAGTTTGTCGCGACTCTTTTTAAGCAGTATTTTAACGGGACGGGTAACAGCGCAGTCTTTCTAAAGCCGGATCACATCGACACGGATTCTGCCGATTTTGTTGTGGCGCAGTCCGAAGATGCTGAAACGCTTACGAGAATCCTGGAAGCTGTCGGCCGCGAACCGCGAAAAGTCCCTACCCTTGTCATCACATCCCAACCTGAGCGTATCCCCGAAAAATACAAAAGTTTTGCGCATTTTGTGGGGGTGCCCGAGCTGCTCGAATCGAATTTCCGGTGGCACATCCGGCTGGCCCGCACGACGCGCATTGTGGAGGAGGTCAAGGCACAGTTCGAAGGCGCCGAATCCGTCCTGATTCTGCTTCAGGACGATCCGGATCCCGATGCCATAGCCAGCGGTCTCGCGCTCCGGCAGGTGCTCGGCCGCAACAAGCAGACCGCGCCGCTCGGCTCATTCGGCCGCGTAACGCGGCCCGAAAACATCGCCATGGTGAAGCTGCTCGAGATCGAGATCGAGAAAATCACGAAGGATACGATCAAGGACTTCAACCATATCGCGGTGGTGGACCTTCAGCCGCCGCATCTTTCGAACCCTCCCGACGAGATCGATCTGGTGATCGATCATCATCCCGAACAGTTCAACTATCAGAGCCATTTGAAGGACATCCGGCCGAATTACGGGGCGACGTCGACCATTCTGCTCGAATATCTTCTCTGCTCGAACAGCAGCATCGGAACCCGGCTCGGCACCGCGATGCTGTACGGGATCAAGAGCGACACCTTCGCCCTCTCGCGCGAAGTCAACGAATGGGATGTGCTCGCGTTTTCATATTTGTACCAGCTTGCCAATCAAAATCTGATGCGGCGCATCGAGCGGCCCGAGCTGCCGCCGGCTGCGCTCGATGCCTTGAGTGTGGCGTTGAAAAACCGCCGCGTGATTGATCGCGTGGCATTTGTGAATCTCGGCCGCGTCGAGCGCGACGACCTGATTCCGCAGATGGCGGATTTCAGTCTGTCGTTCGAAGGCATCGAGTGGGCGTTCGTCAGCGGCGTGTTCGACTCGAACTACATCATCTCCGTTCGCAACGTCGGGTATGTCCGGTCGGCGGGGCGCGTCCTGAAGGAAGCGTTCGGGGGAATCGGCTCTGCCGGCGGACACGCATCGATGGCCAAAGCCATTATCCCGCTGGGTTCGAAGCCGATCCGTCAGATGGATCGAATGGTCCAGGATAGATTCCTGAAAGCGCTGCACGCGGGGAAATGA
- the dtd gene encoding D-aminoacyl-tRNA deacylase, with protein MRAVIQRVSNARVVIGGAEHSRIDAGILVLLGVEKEDTAEDATALARRIVELRIFEDEAGKMNRSIAETGGQILAVSQFTLLGDCRRGRRPSFDPAAPPDMAKPLYELFVKEVETSGIPVATGVFQAMMEIELTNQGPVTFILDSRKRF; from the coding sequence ATGAGAGCTGTCATTCAACGCGTATCGAACGCCAGGGTCGTGATTGGCGGTGCGGAGCACTCTCGCATCGACGCGGGCATTCTTGTCCTGCTCGGCGTCGAGAAGGAAGACACGGCGGAAGACGCCACGGCGCTGGCGCGGCGGATTGTGGAGTTGAGGATTTTCGAGGACGAGGCGGGAAAGATGAATCGGTCGATCGCCGAAACGGGCGGGCAGATTCTCGCTGTATCCCAATTCACGTTGCTCGGCGATTGCCGGCGCGGGCGGCGGCCGTCATTTGATCCGGCGGCGCCGCCGGACATGGCTAAGCCGCTATACGAGCTGTTCGTGAAAGAAGTTGAGACGTCTGGGATCCCGGTGGCGACAGGAGTGTTTCAGGCAATGATGGAAATCGAGCTGACCAATCAGGGACCGGTAACCTTCATTCTCGACAGCCGGAAACGCTTTTGA
- a CDS encoding CoA transferase, with translation MKPLEDLFVVDLSRILSGPVCTMLMADMGAEVIKIEPPPLGDDSRQWGPPFIGGISTYFLAVNRNKKSLGLNLKAEAGRRILWKLIERADVIVENFRPGVLDKLGFGYEAVAKANPRTVYCSISGFGQTGPYRERPGYDVIAQGESGMMDLTGFPDGPPAKLGASLADIVAGLYAFNGICLALLARHKTGKGQRVDVSLLDGMVSTLAYHALIYLSTGRSPRRAGTRHPSIVPYESFKVTDGFVNIAVTNQKQWENFCEVLGFPEMAHDARFESMKARLANYGELRPMINRVVSKMTRSEVMEAMSKVGIPAGPINTVAEILEDPHIRAREMVVELTHPEYGPLKMLGIPIKLSDTPGAAEKAPPKFGEHNLQVLRGLGYSDSEIEKLEKEGIATRGT, from the coding sequence ATGAAACCTCTCGAAGACCTCTTTGTTGTAGACCTGTCGCGAATCCTGTCGGGTCCGGTGTGCACGATGCTCATGGCCGATATGGGCGCTGAAGTAATAAAGATAGAGCCGCCGCCTCTGGGCGACGACAGCCGCCAGTGGGGACCGCCGTTCATCGGCGGTATCAGCACGTATTTTCTAGCAGTTAATCGGAATAAGAAGAGTCTGGGCCTGAACCTGAAGGCGGAAGCCGGCCGGCGAATTTTATGGAAACTCATCGAGCGGGCCGACGTCATCGTCGAGAATTTCCGGCCCGGCGTCCTCGACAAGCTGGGTTTCGGATACGAGGCCGTCGCGAAGGCCAACCCCAGGACCGTTTATTGTTCGATTTCAGGCTTCGGCCAGACCGGACCGTATCGCGAGCGGCCGGGCTATGACGTGATCGCCCAGGGTGAGTCTGGAATGATGGACCTTACGGGATTTCCGGACGGCCCGCCGGCCAAACTTGGCGCATCGCTGGCCGATATCGTCGCAGGCCTGTATGCATTTAATGGGATCTGCCTGGCGCTGCTCGCGCGTCATAAAACCGGCAAGGGACAGCGCGTTGATGTCAGTTTACTTGACGGTATGGTATCCACCCTTGCCTATCATGCCCTGATTTACCTGTCGACCGGACGCTCTCCCAGGCGGGCGGGCACGCGGCATCCTTCAATCGTCCCGTACGAGTCCTTCAAGGTGACAGACGGCTTCGTGAATATCGCCGTTACGAACCAGAAGCAGTGGGAAAACTTCTGCGAAGTGCTCGGTTTTCCGGAAATGGCCCATGACGCCCGATTCGAATCGATGAAAGCGCGGCTCGCCAATTACGGCGAATTGCGGCCGATGATCAATCGCGTCGTATCGAAGATGACGCGGAGCGAGGTGATGGAAGCCATGTCGAAAGTCGGCATTCCTGCAGGCCCGATCAATACGGTGGCTGAAATCCTCGAAGATCCGCATATCCGCGCCCGCGAAATGGTCGTGGAGTTGACCCATCCGGAATACGGTCCCCTGAAGATGCTTGGCATTCCGATCAAGCTGTCCGATACGCCGGGGGCCGCCGAAAAGGCGCCGCCGAAATTCGGGGAACATAACCTTCAGGTGCTTCGCGGATTGGGATACAGCGACTCCGAGATTGAGAAGCTTGAAAAAGAGGGAATAGCCACAAGAGGCACATAA
- a CDS encoding HEAT repeat domain-containing protein, whose protein sequence is METKSTSVPIPDSDELIEVKKPTSLLIAQFFLFPLIIIAICIGIFLLFGYLTYQQETAQEYLSDVRTGSTLRWQSAYELSNVISTQKDKLRNTDFVNDLIKVYKAHDDDPRVHRYLALTMGHLGDPRAVPALIEGLNDADTDNQMNTLLALGLIGDKSATPAVVQRLASNDPAIRKMAAFVLTALKDPAAAGNLKVALNDTNDEVRWYAAIALAQVNDASGTDVLMKLIDHGYVDKLDGYTPDQRSQLLINAVKCLGILKFEPAKDRILALSQSDPDLAVRNASLEALKQFS, encoded by the coding sequence ATGGAAACAAAAAGCACCAGTGTGCCGATTCCCGATTCCGACGAACTGATCGAGGTTAAAAAGCCCACTTCACTACTGATCGCTCAATTCTTCTTATTCCCGCTCATCATCATCGCGATTTGCATCGGAATTTTTCTTCTTTTCGGCTATCTCACGTATCAGCAGGAAACGGCGCAGGAATATCTCAGTGACGTCCGGACCGGTTCGACGCTGCGATGGCAGTCGGCTTATGAACTGTCGAACGTCATTTCCACTCAGAAAGACAAGCTTCGAAATACCGATTTTGTCAACGATCTGATCAAGGTCTACAAAGCACACGACGACGATCCTCGCGTTCACCGCTACTTGGCATTGACCATGGGCCATCTGGGCGATCCCCGGGCGGTTCCTGCTCTGATAGAAGGACTCAATGACGCGGACACCGACAATCAGATGAACACACTGCTGGCTCTCGGTTTGATCGGCGACAAGTCGGCAACGCCGGCGGTGGTTCAACGGCTGGCGAGCAATGATCCCGCGATCCGGAAGATGGCGGCGTTTGTTCTGACGGCGCTGAAGGATCCGGCAGCGGCAGGTAATCTGAAGGTGGCGCTCAACGATACGAACGACGAAGTGCGGTGGTATGCGGCGATCGCGCTGGCTCAGGTCAACGACGCGTCGGGAACCGATGTCTTGATGAAGCTGATCGACCATGGCTATGTAGACAAGCTGGACGGCTACACGCCGGACCAGCGAAGCCAATTATTAATTAATGCCGTTAAATGTCTGGGGATACTGAAATTTGAGCCTGCAAAGGATAGAATACTGGCGCTTAGCCAGAGCGATCCTGACCT